The Microbacterium sp. zg-Y1090 sequence ACCGAGGACACCACCATCGCCGACCTCGCGGTCGCCGTGGGCTCCGGTCAGATCAAGAGCGGCGCGCCCGCGCGCAGCGAGCGCGTGGCGAAATACAATCAGCTTCTGCGCATCGAAGAGGAGCTCGGCGACGCCGCGACGTTCGCCGGCCGTTCCGCCTTCCCCCGTTTCAAGGGATAAGCGCACGACGCAGACCGAATGAGAGGGGGAGCCGTGGCGAGACTGACGGCTCCCTCTTCTCGTTCCCGCGAGGTCGACGTGCGGCAGTGGCTGGGCGGCATCCGCCTGTCGGGCTTCATGCTCATCATGCTGGGGCTGGTGGTGCTGGCCGCCTTCGTGCTGGTCCCCACGTTCGGCATGTACCTCGAGCAGCGCCAGCAGATCGCGGGCCTCGAGCGCGCGGTGACGCTGGGGGAGCAGGAGGTCGCCGAACTGGAGGCATCCCGCGACCGCTGGGGCGACCCGGCCTACATCACGACGCAGGCGCGCGAACGGCTGTACTACACGCATCCCGGCGAAGTGGTGTTCCTGGTGGACAACGACCTCCCCGCCGTCGAGCTCCCGCAGGAGCAGGCACCCGTGAGCTCCGAGGTCGAGGAGACCGAGAGTGACTGGATGACCCGGCTCATCCGCTCCATCACGACGGCAGGTGTCACCGAGACCGTCACATACGAGATCGGCGTCCCCGACGCTCCGCAGGATCAGCCCGCCCCGTGACGGGCGTTGTCCAGGAGCGCGCGATAACCTGATGAGGTGACCACCCCGCCGTTCGACCCTGCCGACGACGACGATCTCGCGGTGCTCCGCGAGCAGCTGGGACGACCGGCCCGCGGGGTGCTCGGCATCGCCGCGCGCTGCGTGTGCGGCAACCCCACCGTCGTCGCCACGGCGCCGCGCCTGCCCGACGGCACCCCGTTCCCGACGTTCTACTACCTGACGCACCCGGGCGCCACCGCGGCGATGTCGACGCTGGAGGCCACCCAGGTGATGCGCGAGCTCTCCGACGAGCTGGCCGCCGACGCCGACCTCGCCGCCGCGTACGCCCGGGCACACGAGGCGTATCTGCGCGACCGCGCACCCTACGGCGACGTGCCCGAGATCGCCGGCATCTCCGCGGGGGGCATGCCCACGCGCGTGAAGTGCCTGCACGCCCTCGCCGGCCATGCCCTGGCCGCGGGACCGGGGGTCAACCCGATCGGCGACCGGGCGCTGGAGATGTCCGAGTGGTCGCCCGAGCGGTGCTCGTGCGCTCACCCGGGAGGGCCCACGCCATGAACGGCCGCCTCGCCGCGGCCGCAGTGGTGCTGGCGACGTCCGGGATGCTCGGCGCCGTGCCGACGGCCACGCCCACCCCGACGCCGACTCCCGACATCCAGGCCGATCCGGTGCGCACGGCGCAGTACTGGCTCGATGACTACGGCATCCGCGACGCGTGGCAGACGACCCGGGGGGCCGGCACCCGCATCGCGGTGATCGACACCGGCATCGCGCGGGGACCGGTGGAACTGGGCGGCGTGGTGGACGGCGCCGACTTCTCCGGCCTCGGCTCGGCAGACGGGCGCACACCGGTCGGTGCGGTGGATGCCGCGCACGGCAGCCTCGTCGCCTCGCTCGCCGCCGGGCGGGGGACGGGCCCCGACGCCGGCGTCATCGGCGTGGCGCCCGAGGCGCAGCTGCTGTCGCTGTCGCTGTCGTTCGGCGCGGCGGCCGCGACGCCCTTCACCGACCAGGTCGCCGATGCGATGCGGTGGGCGGTGGATCACGATGCCGACGTGATCAACCTGTCGTTCACCACCAACACCCTCGACTGGCCGCAGAGCTGGGACGACGCGTTCCTGTATGCGGCCGAGAACGACGTCGTGGTGATCGTCGCGGCGGGAAACCGGGGGAGCGGCACCGACCGCGTCGGCGCGCCCGCCACCATTCCCGGGGTGCTCTCCGTCGGCGGCGTCGACCGCACCGGCACTGCCAGCATCGAGGCGTCCACCCAGGGCATCACGATCGGCGTCTCCGCCCCCAGCGAGGACCTGCTGGGCGTCTCCCCCGAGGGTGACGTGGTGATGTGGAACGGCACGAGCGGCGCGGCGCCCATCGTCGCCGGCATCGCCGCGCTGGTGCGAGCGGCCCACCCCGACCTCGACGCGGCGAACGTCATCAACCGCATCGTGCGCACGGCGTCGCCGGCGGCGGGCGCGTCGTCGGTGCCCGACCCGCTCTACGGCTACGGGCTCGTCGACGCCGCAGCCGCGGTTTCGGCCCCTGTCGCGGCGGTGCAGGCCAACCCGATGGGGAACCTCAGTGACTGGATCCGCATCTACCGGCGAGCGGATGCCGCGCCCGTTCCCGAGCCGACGGCGCAGCCGGTGGAGGTCCCGTCGCTCCCCGCCGCCGACCCGGTCTCCCGCCCGGCATCCCCGCTGCTGCCGTCGGAGGAATCGCTTATCTACGGCTCGCTTCCGCTGGCCGTGACCACCCTGGCCGGTATACTGGTTGCGCTCGGTGTCACCGCTGCTGCCCGGCGCATCCGATCGGCGCGCACGTACCGCGCGTCGAGCCGCCCAATCTAGGAGTTCTCTTCCCGTGACCAGCATCGTGCCTCGGATCCTCATCGTCGGCGGAGGCTACGCGGGCTTCTACACCGCATGGAAGCTCGAGAAGCATCTGCGCAAGGGCGAAGCGGAGGTCACGATCGTTGACCCGCTGCCGTACATGACGTACCAGCCCTTCCTCCCCGAGGTCGCCGCAGGCGAGATCGAGGCCCGGCACGTCGTGGTCGGCCTGCGTCGCCACCTCAAGCGCACCCGCGTCGTCACCGCCAAGGTGACCGGCATCGACCACGCGAACAAGGTCGCCACCATCACGCCCGCCGTGGGTGAGCCCTGGCAGCAGGAGTACGACCAGATCGTCGTCACCGCCGGCGCCGTCTCGCGCACCTTCCCGATCCCCGGCATCGCCGAGAACGCGATCGGTCTGAAGAGCGTCGAAGAGGCCGTCGCGATCCGCGACCGCATCCTCACCAACTTCGACCTCGCCGCCAACCTGCCCGCCGGTCCCGAGCGCGACCGCCTGCTGACCGTCGTCGTCGTCGGTGGTGGGTTCGCCGGCATCGAGGTGTTCGCGGAGATGCGGGCGCTGGCCTCGTCGCTGCTGAAGAACTACCCGCAGCTGACCTTCGAGGACACGCACTTCCACCTCATCGAGGCGATGGGGCGCATCATGCCCGAGGTGTCGCTGAAGACGAGCGAGTGGGTGCTGAAGGACCTCGCCAAGCGGGGCGCCAACGTGCACCTGGACACGCAGGTCAAGGGTGCCGTCGACGGCAACGTCGAGCTGTCCACGGGCGAGGTGATCCCCACCGACCTGATCGTGTGGACCGCCGGCGTCATGGCCAACCCGACCGTCGTGCGCGGCAGCGACCTGCCCGTCGAGGAGCGCGGCCGCATCCGCACCCGTCCCGACCTGCGGGTCGGCACCGAGGACGAGATCGTCGAGGGGGCCTGGGCCGCCGGTGACATCTCGGCCGTCCCCGACCTCACCGGCAAGGGCGTCGGCGGCTACTGCGTGCCCAACGCCCAGCACGCCGTGCGTCAGGCCAAGCTGCTGGCGAAGAACCTGACCGCCGTGCTGCGTGGCGAGCTCCCCTCGGAGTACATCCACCACAACCTCGGTGCCGTCGCCGGCCTGGGGCTGTACAACGGTGTGTTCCAGTCGGGCAACATCGCCCTCAAGGGACTCATCGCGTGGTTCGCGCACCGCGGCTACCACGGCATGGCCATGCCGTCGTGGGAGCGCAAGTGGCGGGTCATCGGCGACTGGTGGCACAACTTCTGGCTCAACCGCGACAACGTGTCGCTGCAGGCCGTGCAGAACCCGCGCTACGTCTTCGAGGAGTTCGCCGCCCGGCCGCGTCCGGCTCAGCCCGCGGCGGCCCCGGAGTCGCCGGCGATCGACCCGAAGTCGGTCGTCGCCGAGGACGCCGGCAAGTCTCCGGAGTCCGCACCCGCCGCACGCTGACCGGCGTGCCGACGGCGCCACGCTAATGTGGGGCGGCGGTGCTGACCGCGCCGCGCCCCCGTAGCCCAATGGCAGAGGCAGGCGACTTAAAATCGCTTCAGTGTGGGTTCGAGTCCCACCGGGGGTACCCCGACGTCGGCCCTAGGCTGTCCTCGTGCTCGACCTGATCTCCGCCGCCCCCGACCGCGCCACCGCCCGTGGGGGCGCAGCCGGTCATTGGGAGTCGATGACGGCGGCGATCGCCGGTCTGTCCGGTCCCGTCGCCGCGATCAGCATCCCCGCGCTGCGGGCCAACACGCTGGACCTCGTCGTGCGCGCCGGCGGGGTGCCGATCCGGGTGGCCAGCAAGTCGGTGCGCGTTCGCGCGGTGCAGGATGCCGTGCAGCGCGTTCCCGGCTATCGCGGCATCCTCGCGTTCACCCTGCCCGAGGCGCTGTGGCTCGCGGAGACCTGCGACGACGTGGTGATGGGCTACCCGACCGCCGACCGTTCCGCGCTGGCCCGGCTCGCCGGCGATGAGGAGGCGGCCCGCCGCGTGACGCTGATGGTCGACGATCCCGCGCAGCTCGACCTGATCGACGCCGTGGTCGCGCCCGGGCGACGTCCCCCGCTGCGCGTCGCGCTCGACGTGGACGCGTCGTGGCAGGCGACCGGCCTCGGCCACGTGGGCGTGCGGCGTTCGCCGGTGCACCACCCGGGCGAGGCGGCCGCCCTGGCGAGAGAGGTGGCGGGACGGGCCGGTTTCCGCCTCGTGGGGCTGATGATGTACGAGGCCCAGATCGCCGGGCAGCCCGACGCCGCCGGGGCGGGTGACGCGGTGATCCGCTGGATGCAGCGTCGTTCGGGCCGCGAACTGCGCGACCGCCGCGGTGCGGTGGTCGCGGCCGTGCAGGACATGGCCGTGCTGGAATTCGTCAACGGCGGTGGCACGGGCTCGCTGGAGTACACCGCGGCAGACCAGGCCGTCACCGAGGTGACGGCGGGCAGCGGGCTGCTGGCGGGCCATCTCTTCGACAGGTACCGGGCCTTCGCTCCGGCTCCGGCGGCCGCGTTCGCGCTGGAGGTCGTGCGCAAGCCCGCCCCCGACATCGTCACGGTGCTCGGCGGCGGGTGGATCGCCTCGGGCCCCGCGCTCGCGTCGCGCCAGCCCGCCCCGGTGTGGCCGGCCGGGCTGCGCACGCTCGCCCGGGAAGGGGCGGGGGAGGTGCAGACCCCGCTGCAGGGCGAAGCCGCACGCACGATGGCGGTGGGCGACCGGGTCTGGTTCCGTCACGCCAAGAGCGGGGAGCTCGCGGAGCGCGTCGACAGCTACCACCTCGTCGACGGCGACCGGGTGGTCGGCGAGGTGCCGACCTACCGTGGCGAGGGCAGGGCGTTCCTGTGACCCGTCCGGGAGGCACGTGGCAGAACTGGGGCCGTTCGGCGCGGGTGCGCCCGCAGCGCGTGGAGCGGCCGGCCACGGTCGCCGCCGTCCGCCGCGCCGTGCAGTCCGCCGCTCGCCGGGGGCTGCAGGTGAAGGCGGTCGGCTCCGGGCACAGCTTCTCGCCCATCGCGGTGGCCCCCGGCGTGCTGCTCGATCTCGGGGCGCTCACCGGACTGGTGTCGGTGGACGGCGATCGCGCGCGGGCGACGCTGCGGGCGGGAACGCCCCTGCACCGCATCCCGCGCCTGCTGGCATCCGCGGGCCTGGCGATGGCCAATCTCGGTGACATCGACCGGCAGACCATCGCCGGCGCCATCTCCACCGGCACCCACGGCACCGGTGCGCGCTTCGGCGGCCTGGCGACGCAGGTCGTGGGTGCGACCCTCGTCACCGCGGACGGGGAGCTGCTGACGGTCGACCAGACGCACGAGCCCGAGCTGCTGCCGGCCGTCGCGCTGGGGCTGGGGGCACTCGGCATCCTGGTGGAGGTCACCCTGCAGTGCGTGCCGACTTTTCTGCTTCACGCCGTGGAGCGGCCCGAGCCGCTCGAGCTGGTCGCCGCCGACCTGCCGGGGCGGCTGGAGGCGGCGGATCACGTGGAGTTCTACTGGTTCCCCGGCACCGATCGGGCGCTCACGAAGACGAACGTGCGGCTCCCCGGCTCGGCGCCGCGCCGGCCGCTTCCCGGCCTGGGGCGATGGGTGGACGAGTCTCTGCTGGCCAACGGCCTGTACCGGGCCACCTGCGCCGCCGGCGCCGCCGTCCCGGCCCTCGTGCCGCCGGTGAATCGCCTGGCCACCCGGCTCACCGGCGACCGGGAGTACACCGACGTGGCGCCGGACGTGTTCACCCAGCGGCGCA is a genomic window containing:
- a CDS encoding FtsB family cell division protein; its protein translation is MARLTAPSSRSREVDVRQWLGGIRLSGFMLIMLGLVVLAAFVLVPTFGMYLEQRQQIAGLERAVTLGEQEVAELEASRDRWGDPAYITTQARERLYYTHPGEVVFLVDNDLPAVELPQEQAPVSSEVEETESDWMTRLIRSITTAGVTETVTYEIGVPDAPQDQPAP
- a CDS encoding DUF501 domain-containing protein, whose amino-acid sequence is MTTPPFDPADDDDLAVLREQLGRPARGVLGIAARCVCGNPTVVATAPRLPDGTPFPTFYYLTHPGATAAMSTLEATQVMRELSDELAADADLAAAYARAHEAYLRDRAPYGDVPEIAGISAGGMPTRVKCLHALAGHALAAGPGVNPIGDRALEMSEWSPERCSCAHPGGPTP
- a CDS encoding S8 family serine peptidase; this translates as MNGRLAAAAVVLATSGMLGAVPTATPTPTPTPDIQADPVRTAQYWLDDYGIRDAWQTTRGAGTRIAVIDTGIARGPVELGGVVDGADFSGLGSADGRTPVGAVDAAHGSLVASLAAGRGTGPDAGVIGVAPEAQLLSLSLSFGAAAATPFTDQVADAMRWAVDHDADVINLSFTTNTLDWPQSWDDAFLYAAENDVVVIVAAGNRGSGTDRVGAPATIPGVLSVGGVDRTGTASIEASTQGITIGVSAPSEDLLGVSPEGDVVMWNGTSGAAPIVAGIAALVRAAHPDLDAANVINRIVRTASPAAGASSVPDPLYGYGLVDAAAAVSAPVAAVQANPMGNLSDWIRIYRRADAAPVPEPTAQPVEVPSLPAADPVSRPASPLLPSEESLIYGSLPLAVTTLAGILVALGVTAAARRIRSARTYRASSRPI
- a CDS encoding NAD(P)/FAD-dependent oxidoreductase, producing the protein MPRILIVGGGYAGFYTAWKLEKHLRKGEAEVTIVDPLPYMTYQPFLPEVAAGEIEARHVVVGLRRHLKRTRVVTAKVTGIDHANKVATITPAVGEPWQQEYDQIVVTAGAVSRTFPIPGIAENAIGLKSVEEAVAIRDRILTNFDLAANLPAGPERDRLLTVVVVGGGFAGIEVFAEMRALASSLLKNYPQLTFEDTHFHLIEAMGRIMPEVSLKTSEWVLKDLAKRGANVHLDTQVKGAVDGNVELSTGEVIPTDLIVWTAGVMANPTVVRGSDLPVEERGRIRTRPDLRVGTEDEIVEGAWAAGDISAVPDLTGKGVGGYCVPNAQHAVRQAKLLAKNLTAVLRGELPSEYIHHNLGAVAGLGLYNGVFQSGNIALKGLIAWFAHRGYHGMAMPSWERKWRVIGDWWHNFWLNRDNVSLQAVQNPRYVFEEFAARPRPAQPAAAPESPAIDPKSVVAEDAGKSPESAPAAR
- a CDS encoding alanine racemase, coding for MLDLISAAPDRATARGGAAGHWESMTAAIAGLSGPVAAISIPALRANTLDLVVRAGGVPIRVASKSVRVRAVQDAVQRVPGYRGILAFTLPEALWLAETCDDVVMGYPTADRSALARLAGDEEAARRVTLMVDDPAQLDLIDAVVAPGRRPPLRVALDVDASWQATGLGHVGVRRSPVHHPGEAAALAREVAGRAGFRLVGLMMYEAQIAGQPDAAGAGDAVIRWMQRRSGRELRDRRGAVVAAVQDMAVLEFVNGGGTGSLEYTAADQAVTEVTAGSGLLAGHLFDRYRAFAPAPAAAFALEVVRKPAPDIVTVLGGGWIASGPALASRQPAPVWPAGLRTLAREGAGEVQTPLQGEAARTMAVGDRVWFRHAKSGELAERVDSYHLVDGDRVVGEVPTYRGEGRAFL
- a CDS encoding D-arabinono-1,4-lactone oxidase; protein product: MTRPGGTWQNWGRSARVRPQRVERPATVAAVRRAVQSAARRGLQVKAVGSGHSFSPIAVAPGVLLDLGALTGLVSVDGDRARATLRAGTPLHRIPRLLASAGLAMANLGDIDRQTIAGAISTGTHGTGARFGGLATQVVGATLVTADGELLTVDQTHEPELLPAVALGLGALGILVEVTLQCVPTFLLHAVERPEPLELVAADLPGRLEAADHVEFYWFPGTDRALTKTNVRLPGSAPRRPLPGLGRWVDESLLANGLYRATCAAGAAVPALVPPVNRLATRLTGDREYTDVAPDVFTQRRTVRFREMEYAVPVDRLGAAFADVRALVADRRWRISFPVEVRIAAGDDLWLSTASGRPTGYIAVHRYWREDPAEYFEAAEEIMLRHDGRPHWGKMHGLDAARLRERYPHFDDFIALRDRLDPARMLSNPYLDRVLGG